The genomic interval TGATAACTTGCCTCTACTTTCCACAATCAATTCAGCTGTTTAATTAAACCCAGTGTGACATCTCCATGGCGATGATTCTGGCATCAGGAGACCCACAGAGAAACCTCCCACTACCAATAAATGCAATGAAAGTGTCAACACTTCTGTGGTCACTATTAGATATGACTTGTGGTCTTTGGTCAGTTGCCACAAAATGTCAAGAAGAAATTAGTTACATTTGATTTTGGTCTGGGTCTTAGTCCCCAGACCATCAGCATATCTCTACCCCTGAGTAGAGATCAGTAGCCTCTGCCCTTTTGATCTTCTCCCATTTCCCATTTCAACTCGATTCTAGCTCCTGTAGTCACTGTGcctctgggaaagacagaggcaaATGGGGGCCCATCTATGAATAACAGACAACACATTGGACTGAGCACCTACAGAAATGAGCAACTGGACAATGGACAGGGAATAAGAGTAAACATCTAATCCCCAGCAGGACCTGTGCTTTCTCAGCTCAGGTAAGAGACAGAGAAGGGTGAGGGGCCCACACTGGTGcagtgacagagaaagacagagagagccaCATCCAAGAATGAGGACTCCAAATAATGTTAGTCAGGattagtgacattttaaaatgaactttttatAGAACTATGCATgtacactttatatatattttaaattaattgtctCATTGATTTTCCTAAATTTACATAGACACAGTCTTGGTTCTGATTTAATTCAAAAGTACATTCAACAACACTTTATTCATAAGACTTTAGTTTCATTTTAGTATGAACAACAaacatgagatctaccctcttagtAAATGTTTCAGTATACAATAACAAAATGTTAGCTATAGGCACAATATTATACAACAGATCTCTAGAACACATTCATCTCACATAAGTGAAACTTAACACCAATGAACagccactttctctctctcttccttgccCCAGGCCCAGGCAGCCACGATTTGACTTTctctttctatgaatttgactattttagataacACTTACAAATGGATTTCGTCCTTCTGTgtgtggcttatttcacttagcatggcactagtggtaaagaacccacctgccaatgcaggagacataagtgacgTGGattggattctatccctgggtcaagaagttcccgtggaggaggaaatgccaatccactccagtattcttgcctggagaattccatagacagaggagtctgacaggccacagtccattgggtcgcaaagagtcaggcatgaatgAGCAATTAGCATTTTTACTTTGTCACAGCTATACTAACATATAGCTGGAGATCCAGCTCCATTTCTGGAGATCCTCTTGAGTAAGAAACAAGGACAAAAATGCAATATCCCTTCCTCAGTCCTGGGAATGGAAATAATCTTTATCTTATATACCCTTCCTGAAATCAATGGAGTATACAAGCAGTATGATAGAAATATTCTCAAAACTGTCTGCCCTTTTCAACTCCAAATTACAATTACAGAactaatattttgtaatttttaagctTTGCAATGATATTCTCTTATTCATTTTGAACAAACTTTGAAAAGTAGGTTAGCTGGTATCCGAATGAACCCTGTTATAAGGAAGAGGGAAGTACTTCAGACAAGCTGAAGTCCTATAGCTAATACACATGGGGGTTGGGACTTGAGCCTGTAAAAAAATTGTAACAAgaatccttttttccttttttttttccttaatgctacacatttattgaaaacatcaaaagtattgtaaagtaattaacctccaattaaaataaataaatttatatttaaaaaaagactaaacaTATTGGTAAGGATATGGAAGAACTGGAAGTCCCAAACTCTTCTGGaaggaatacaaaaatgaaacaactATTTTAGATCACAGTATGTGCAgatgtgctcagtcgtggccaattctttgagaccccatgaactttagcttgccaggctcctctgttcatggaattttccaagcaagagtacaggagcgggttgccatttccttctcaagggaggAATTCTTTTGTTAAAATACCATCCTATGTAAGGAGGTGACAGAatactatttttcctttctcaccaacacacacacacacacacacacattttattccTATGCCAGTCAGAATACTCATAGTTTGGTGCTTGTTCCACTAGCTGTGTGAATTTGAAAGGAGTCTCCAAACACTTTGATTCTCAAATTATTCTCTCTTACAGTGAAGAAGTCAAAAGTAATACCTACCTCATGAGATCATGATGAGGACCAAATAAGAAACCAAATATAACAGTATTTTCATCCTATCTGCATTATGAAAAACATGATAAATGATAGTTCATGTTATATTTCTACATAATGGATCTAAATTTTTGTTGATAAGCTGATAGCAAAGTTATATCCtattttttcttcctggaaaCGTACAGATGGACTAATATTTGGGATGATGATCCCCAAAGAAGTTAACTGAAttgggttttttctttgtttttgagttTGTGACCTCAATGTGACAGTTTTggtaaagaaaggaaaggaagaaaaagagaagaaaggagtgCCTCTCAGTTCACAGAACTATGTAAATTTAGGTATTTCCTTTGTAAAAAGGATGTATCTCTATGCTTGACAACAAAACAACATGTATTTGTTCAATTCTGAAGGGCTAATCAACATTAAGGAAAATTAGTCAGCTACATCACAAGGTTTACATAAAGACTGACACTGACAGTCCATATTTTTATCAAAGTGTTTGTAGGTGACATTCAAATGGCATTTGGTCTTCAAAAATTTCCATGAAGTTACTTGGTTTTTCTCAAGATTTTTGAGATATTTTGCTTCTTCCTTGATGATATTTATGATAGTATGTCTTACAATATGGCTATTTTATTATCACttccatgagaaagaaaaaattattttatttatatttataactgtaatgcttaaaatataataaaaatgataaagtcATAAAATATGGATATTATTAAGTAATCTACtctaatctttcagttcagttcaattcagttgctcaggcatgtctaactctgtgaccccatggactgcagcacaccaggcctccttgtccatcaccaattcccggagtttactcaaactcatgtccattgaatcagtgacgccattcaaccatctcatcctctgtcatccccttcttctctcaccttcaatctttcccagcatcagggccttttcaactgagtcagctcttcgcatcaggtggccagtgtattggagtttcagcttcaacatcagcccttcctatgaatattcaggactgatttcctttaggatggactggttggactccttgcagaccaagggactcaagagtcttctccaataccatagttcaaaagcatccatttttcagcactcagatttctttacatttcaactctcacatccatacatgactactggaaaatccatagctttgactagatggacctttgttggcaaagcaatgtctctgatttttaataagctgtctaggttgatcataactttccttccaaggagcaagcgtcttttaatttcatggctgcaatcaccatctgcagtgattttggagccccccaaaataaattgtgtcactgtttccactgttttcctatgtatttgccataaagtgctgggaccagatgacttgatcttcattttctgaatgctgagttttaagccaagtttttcactctcctctttcactttcattaagaggctcttcagttcctcctcactttctgccatgagtgtggtgtaatctgcatatctgaggttattgatatttctcccagcaatcttgattccagcttgtgtttcatctctAATCTATAAGAATTCAATAAAGGACTtcactggtgtctcagatggtaaagaatcttcctgcaatgcaggagacctgggttcagtctcttggttgggaacatcccctggagaagggaatgattacccaCTCCAACATCCTTGCCTGTAGAATGCCATAtagagtgactaacagtttcatgttttcattttcaaagagctGATGCTGATTTCCAAATATGTAGACTAAAACATACATAAAGTGTGCGTCATTGATTTATAGAGcatccacaatgagaagcttctAAATTGTTATTCGTATGTGACTAAGTCTGACTATGCAATACAAGTTTATCTTCTAAACTTATCCTATATACCCCCACCCTCCAAAATAGGAATTTTTGGAAACCACCTTTGCTCTCTGCAAGGTGTGGATAACCTGCCTGGGTGACTCTGActacagagaaagtgaaagtgaagtcgctcagtcgtgtccgactctttgtgaccccatggactgtagcctaccaggctcctccctccatgggattctccaggcaagagtgctggagtggattgccatttccttttccaggggatcttcccgacccaggggtcgaacccgggtctcccgcattccaggcagtcgctttaacctctgagccaccgaggaaacTGAACCAAATACCAAAGAGCTTGCTTGGAGCTTCAAGATCAGTCACCTTGCCTCCCTTTCAGTGCAGAACAGGACTCCAGCAAGACCAAGTTACTTTTAATCAAGCTTGGAGAACTCAGAGGAATGATAATTTCTCTTAAATCCCCTCTGCACCCCTAAGAAAGTACAGAAAGGCAGCTTCAACAACTTgccataagttaaataaatgctcattttatacttgatgaaaatatttctaattcccaaagaacaacaaaaaaagtgattagatgaaattatttattaagcactatGTATTGAATGTCTCTTTTGTAATACATGGTTCCAATTAATTTACTGTATAGCCTTAGAAGGTAAGAATTACTTTTCTCATGATACAAATGAGAAAGTGGGACTTAGAGAATTTATGATCTTACCACAAGAACATGCCAGAGTCAGGATTAAAGCTTATATCTAtctaaattcaaaattaattttattcctaCAGTATTCAATTTTACGTGTTTGCAAGGATAAAATTTAAGattatatttgtataaatgtaTTAATTGTCCTGAGAATTGAGGATCCTGGAATTAGAAATATAATAGTAATTATTTAGTAATAAATTTACCTTCTAAGCAATAAAAATCATTGTTTTAGGCACTGAACAAAAAATCAAGGGGCTAGATGGAGGAAGAAAAGATGTGTCCATTTCATAAGGTTTAAGTTGGGGAGATGGAATGGTATACCTATAGAAGCAGAAAACATCAGGGTCAACACAACACTTTTCTCCAGAAATCAGGAGATGTAACTGGTTTCCTAAAATCTTTATACATCTGtaaaaaagaaatgtcaagaAAGTTTTCCTATGATGTTAAAAATATTGGGGCAACTCAAAGTTGGATGCTAGCTTTGAATAATTTTAGATGCTTCTTCATGTCTTACAAAAACCAGGAAGGAGAATGATGACtgtccaatacaatattgtaaagtaaaataaaaataataataataaattaaaaaaaaaaaaaaaaggaaggagaataATGAGTAAACTCAAAACCTGAGAATACATGTTCTATTATCACCAGTTTCTTgggattcttctctttttcaggGATTTTTCTTGGCACTGTCTTCTCTCTCAGATTGTCTCCTGATGATACATCTTCCATGGAGTGTGTCAATGAGACCTTGGTGAGAGAGTTTGTCTTCCTCGGCTTCTCCTCTCTGGCTGGGCTACAGCGGCTGCTCTTTGCTGCCTTCCTGCTCATCTACCTGTTCACCCTGGGCACCAATGCCATCATCATCTCCACCATTGTGCTGGACAGagccctccacacccccatgtacttcttccttaCTGTACTCTCCTGTTTTGAAACTTGTTATACCTTCGTCATTGTACCCAAGATGCTGGTTGACCTGCTGGCCCAGAAGAAGACCATCTCCTTTCTGGGCTGTGCTATGCAgatgttttccttcctctttctagGTTGCTCTCACTCCTTCCTGCTGGCAGCCATGGGTTATgatcgctatgtggccatctgtgaCCCTCTGCGCTACACAGTGCTCATGGggcatggggtgtgtgtgggacTAGTGGCTGCTGCCTGTGCCTGTGGCTTTATTGTCGCACAGATCATCACATCCTTGGTATTTCACCTGCCCTTTCACTCCTCCAACCAACTACaccacttcttctgtgacatCTCTCCTGTTTTTAAGGTAGCATCTTACCATACCCATTTTAGTCAGATTGTCATTATCATGCTCTGCGCATTGGTCCTGATTATCCCCCTGCTGTTGATTTTGGTATCCTATATTCACATCATCTCTGCCATACTGCAGTTTCCTTCCACATTAGGCAGGTACAAAGCTTTTTCCACCTGTGCTTCTCACCTCATTGTTGTCATTGTCCATTATGGCTGTGCCTCCTTTATCTACTTAAGGTTTAAATCCAACTATTCTTCAAGCCAGGATGCTCTCATATCAGTATCCTACACGATCCTAACGCCATTGTTCAATCCTATGATTTACAGTTTGAGAAATAAAGAGTTCAAATCAGCTCTTCAAAGAGTTGTGGGAAGAACAATTTGTTTATCATGACATTAATCtagattctgcatttttaaatacATGGGGGAAAATTCCCTGAGTAAAAATGATCAAGCAATGAGCAGTGTTCAAGAACAGAGATATTTCTCAgttatttcaaaaagaaatagtATCTTGTCACGGTCACATAAATTTTTGTCTGCTGAAGTCCTCTTGATTGGCAGAAAAATATTGGATGGCTACTGTAGGAAAATATACACAGATTCAGAATTTTATACTCTTGCAAACATTATTACCCAATCTCAGCCAGATTGTAAATGTACAAAATACTGTACAATATTAACTCTCTGGTTTAGCAACCCAGAAAGCTCCTTCTCTTTATTACCTCCTTTTCTGGATGTTAAGATAGTCAGATcacaatttgtattattttattttatcattttttaaaaatcttaattttttattctattctcCAAAAAATTTTAACCTATAGATGGAAAacattatttgtatttataaagcAGAGTGAGTAGACAAAACCATCAAATAATATTCAGTCTTTATAAAGAACAAACACCCTTCAACGTCTTTGGCTTAGCTTAGGACACaatttttagatgagatggcaTTTGTAAAGTTACAATTTTTGGCGCATAAGTTATATCCAATGTTCAAATAAGAATACTGTTCAAAAAGTTATCCATTTCTAAGTTTCTAGTGTATtgagaactgtttttttttttttttttacttatttttttatgcACCAGTACAAATCTAAATTTAGTAGAATTCCTTAAAGATATTCACAAGGATATTGGTTAAAGAGAAGACCTAAAATCACACAGACTGGGCAAGAAAAGCAGGCTAAGTTTAACCACTCCATTAAGTAGAAAAGTCTGTGTAAAGAGCAAACAGCATCTGTCTCATGAAGCTTGGGGATCTTCATGTGCACTTCAAGCCAGATTTTGAgttgaacattttatttatgttcCTACAGAAGTGAGAGCAAACAAGGAGCTTCTTGGAGAAAGCTACCtccttgctttatatattttttccaagatCGACTTGCTAATAAAGGTCTTCTGACAGAATCGTtccatttcttattattttcttccacaaGTTTCCTCATCAATGTTATATACTCTCAGGGATTGCAGGAAGAGGGTAGAAACTGGAATGTTTTATTCACAAGCCCTGATTTAATGTGGGATGCTGAGCTTGTCTGCTACTGATGCAAGCCGACTGCACTTCTCTGAAGCTTgaaacttcctggaggaggggcctGAAGATCAtagtgcatgccaagtcacttcagtcatgtccgaatctttgtgatggcatggactgtagcacatgaggctcctctgtccatgggattctccagacaagaatactggagtgggttgtcattccctcctccaggggatcttcccaacccagggatcaaaatctcCTAAATTgaccagcaggttctttaccactagtgccacctacgAAACCCCAGGGACTAGAGCAAATTTAATTTGGCCATCAAGTCGTCTTTTCTTTAGTTCCATTGCTCAGCCCAGACTTCCAGCCTATCAAGTTGTctcatgaaaaggaaagaaactgataACCTCTCATGTGAATCAGTTTAATGTATTAATTGTCCAATCTGTAATTATGTGCTTCTGTTTAAAAATGTCACCTTACTTGAACATTAGAGCAGACCTAGGAAGTACATATTATAATCTACTTTTTATAGATCAGAAAACTGactctcagaaaattaaaatgcctTTTCCATTAGTGAGTAGAATTAATACTGATCCCGCATTACTCACTTCCTGTTTTAATGCTCCTACAATGCTCTTGCATGACCCTTTGTGAAGACCTGACTTTCTTAACAGAGTTTAGAATGCACAAGAATTCATCTTCaatacaagattaaaaaaaaaaaactgtagactCATTAACATCTGCATAAAAAATATACTGATAAGTGTGATGTAAATGGCCTTTATATCATATGGTGTAGTTAGTCCCTATCCTGCTGTACACGGTATTAAAGgaggaggaacaaaaaagcctcccATCTCTTGCTTTGTTCTTTCCCAAGATTTATGGATACCATCATTTTGAGTCAGATAGCATAACACTCACAAGTAGGAAGGATCACTGTGTGTGAAGAGGTAATATATATTAGAATGATTCTCCTTTTGGCAGTttattctccctttttttttttcctatatgatCATAAAATTAATTTGGCCTTGAGCCTGTACTCATGGGTTAGAACTAAACATCTTGccctctttcctcttttcatGGACACATGAGCAAAGtgcctctctctcacacacagcctTGGCCCATGGTTAATTTTAGCTCCCCTCTTTATTCCTATGTAACTTGCAGGAAAGAGGTAAGATCTTCGAATTTGGGATTGGCTTGAGTGAGAAAGAAAAGCCCCTTCAGCCTCCAAACTAGGTCATGTATTTCAGCTGAGCTTACAGAGAAATCTGCACTTAAGTTTCAGGTATAAATTCAGCCAATAATAATAAATTGGTTTGTTTATTCTCTCCACCTCTGGCTGACCCAAAGGACATAGCTATTGACGCAGCAGTAATTCAGCTATTATTTAGGGGGAGTGCATAtatgcatcggagaaggcaatggcaccccactccagtactcttgcctggaaaatcccatgcgtggaggagcctggtaggctgcagtccatggagtcgctaagagtcagacacgactgaagcgacttagcagtagaagGAGCAGCATATATGCATAAGGCACAAAGTAGCCCATGACCAAGTGAGTACCTCATGCCATGCATTCACAGTGCTCTAAGTGAGCTCAGCTGCTACATAAACCTTGCGATGTGCATATGCAGTGCTATAAGTGATCTCAACTGTTATATTACAAAACGTGGGGCAAGAGTGAGAGGCCGTGGGGTGAGAGAGCCTGGCCaggccatcttggctaatttgctctttccctatACTCCACTCCTTCAGGATCTCTCATCTCACAATGCAGGTTCCACCCTCTGCAGCATCCCCCCAGAGCATAATGCCACTACCGGAACCCACATCCTGCAACGACAGTAGAGACTAAAACAAACAGTCACACCCCCAACCCAAAGAAAAACCCAACGCCAGGGATCACCTGGAGCTCATGTCACAGTCTCCACCCTCACAGTGCCAGAAGAGACACCCACTGCATGTGGAGTGCCCTTATATCCATGGCCGACTCCAGTCCACCATCTATCTCTGCAACTCCAACCCTGAGgagtttttattattaaagacCTGCAAAACCCCCATAGGCACAGGGCCCACCCCTTCAAGGAGGGGATTTTTGTGGCATTCCCAGCCTACCCACAAGATACCAAATGCTTTCATATTGTTCTAAATCTACAAGAGAATCAGAGGTCAGTAGCACATCACAGGACATAGGCTTTACAGTACACTGTTCTAAACTTACATCAGAGGACAAAGCCTAAATCTCCATCAACTAAATCTACATCACGGGACACAGACTTTACAGTACATTGTTCTAAACCTACATCAGAGAACACAGCCTAAATCTACATCACAGAACTCAGTCACATCGGGGTTCCCTGGAGGATGCCCCCCAGGCTATAGACTGCTCATGCTTCATTTTCCACTGTACCATAGGCCTCGCTGCCAAGCAGGATCCTGCATTCTCATAATGTTCATCTTCACTGTCACTTACTGCCTCACTGTTAGAGATGCTGGGTTCTTCA from Budorcas taxicolor isolate Tak-1 chromosome 3, Takin1.1, whole genome shotgun sequence carries:
- the LOC128045264 gene encoding olfactory receptor 10K2; the protein is MECVNETLVREFVFLGFSSLAGLQRLLFAAFLLIYLFTLGTNAIIISTIVLDRALHTPMYFFLTVLSCFETCYTFVIVPKMLVDLLAQKKTISFLGCAMQMFSFLFLGCSHSFLLAAMGYDRYVAICDPLRYTVLMGHGVCVGLVAAACACGFIVAQIITSLVFHLPFHSSNQLHHFFCDISPVFKVASYHTHFSQIVIIMLCALVLIIPLLLILVSYIHIISAILQFPSTLGRYKAFSTCASHLIVVIVHYGCASFIYLRFKSNYSSSQDALISVSYTILTPLFNPMIYSLRNKEFKSALQRVVGRTICLS